The Streptomyces sp. NBC_00691 genome has a segment encoding these proteins:
- a CDS encoding alpha/beta fold hydrolase, translating to MRLHTTTWGSGDRIALLVHGLMADHRTWRRVGPALAERGYRVIAVDLRGHGLSGRAAGPAEYRPADHADDLVETLPSGAELAVGHSLGGLVLARALERLGPARAVYSDPAWHLKAGPAGFRAELFVRGKTMTREQIRGFNPDWPDEDVETEMASVRLWDERSAYGLRDFVGADMWPARAAVPSLVTLADPSTLVPPDSARMLAGRGFTVRTVEKAGHTIHRDDYDGFMSALEGWI from the coding sequence GTGCGTCTGCACACGACCACTTGGGGTTCGGGCGACCGGATCGCCCTGCTCGTCCACGGCCTGATGGCCGACCACCGCACCTGGCGGCGGGTCGGCCCGGCGCTCGCGGAGCGCGGCTACCGGGTGATCGCGGTGGACCTGCGCGGGCACGGGCTGAGCGGGCGGGCGGCGGGGCCTGCGGAGTACCGGCCGGCGGACCACGCCGACGACCTCGTCGAAACCCTCCCCTCCGGTGCGGAGTTGGCGGTCGGACACTCGCTCGGCGGGCTGGTGCTCGCACGGGCCCTGGAGCGGCTCGGGCCGGCCCGCGCGGTCTACTCCGATCCCGCCTGGCATCTGAAGGCGGGTCCCGCCGGCTTTCGCGCCGAGCTCTTCGTCCGGGGGAAGACGATGACCCGGGAGCAGATCAGGGGCTTCAACCCGGACTGGCCCGACGAGGACGTCGAGACAGAGATGGCGTCCGTACGCCTCTGGGACGAGCGATCGGCCTACGGACTGCGCGACTTCGTGGGAGCGGACATGTGGCCCGCCCGTGCCGCGGTCCCGTCCCTGGTCACCCTCGCCGACCCGAGCACGCTGGTCCCCCCCGACTCGGCCCGGATGCTGGCGGGCCGCGGATTCACCGTCCGTACGGTGGAGAAGGCGGGTCACACGATCCACCGGGACGACTACGACGGGTTCATGTCCGCTCTGGAGGGCTGGATCTGA
- a CDS encoding flotillin family protein, whose translation MGIGIIAGAVVGAFAVLVIVFKMMWRVAEPNEALIISGSNHKNEGLGAGMGFRIVTGRGTLVLPGVQAVRKLSLDLNETQLSVECVTHQGIPLKVRGVVIFKVGDDFVSIANAARRFLDQQKLMSERVHIVFAGHLRAIVGGLTVEDMIRDREKLTGQARSACGTEMEKLGLIVDSLQIHEIEDPTGYIKNLAAPHAAAVQRDARIAQAEANRRATEAEQQAAARMSEATRDSEILQAGYQAERDQASAKARQAGPLAEAASRQEVVVQETRVAELEGHRKEQQLQAEVRKPADALAYETRTLAAAERDARISAAEADAKETELASAAEATATRLTGEAEAAAQHAKGLAVAEATRAKGLAEAESIKARAAALAENQEAVVAQQLAEKWPEIVSAGASAFGNVDQMVLLNGADGMAEVFAKALTMGGTGLGLARQLLSTMNPAAQERLGAVVPPAPRAPEESVEIRVGDGE comes from the coding sequence ATGGGCATCGGCATCATCGCGGGCGCCGTCGTCGGCGCCTTCGCCGTTCTCGTCATCGTCTTCAAGATGATGTGGCGCGTCGCGGAACCCAACGAGGCGCTGATCATCTCCGGCTCCAACCACAAGAACGAGGGCCTCGGCGCGGGCATGGGGTTCCGCATCGTCACCGGGCGCGGCACGCTCGTCCTGCCGGGCGTACAGGCGGTGCGCAAGCTCTCGCTCGACCTCAACGAGACCCAGCTGTCCGTCGAGTGCGTCACCCACCAGGGCATTCCGCTGAAGGTCCGGGGTGTGGTGATCTTCAAGGTCGGTGACGACTTCGTGTCGATCGCCAACGCCGCACGCCGCTTCCTCGACCAGCAGAAGCTGATGAGCGAGCGGGTGCACATCGTCTTCGCCGGTCATCTCCGCGCCATCGTGGGCGGGTTGACGGTGGAGGACATGATCCGTGACCGGGAGAAGCTGACCGGGCAGGCGCGTTCGGCCTGTGGCACGGAGATGGAGAAGCTCGGTCTGATCGTCGACTCGCTGCAGATCCACGAGATCGAAGACCCGACCGGGTACATCAAGAACCTGGCCGCCCCGCACGCGGCCGCCGTCCAGCGGGACGCGCGGATCGCGCAGGCCGAGGCCAACCGGCGGGCGACCGAGGCCGAGCAGCAGGCAGCGGCGCGCATGTCGGAGGCCACCCGCGACAGCGAGATCCTCCAGGCGGGCTACCAGGCCGAGCGGGACCAGGCGTCCGCGAAGGCCCGGCAGGCCGGTCCGCTGGCGGAGGCGGCCTCCCGCCAGGAGGTGGTCGTCCAGGAGACCCGGGTCGCGGAGCTGGAGGGACACCGCAAGGAGCAGCAGCTGCAGGCGGAGGTCCGCAAGCCGGCCGACGCGCTGGCGTACGAGACCCGGACGCTGGCCGCGGCCGAGCGTGACGCCCGGATCTCGGCGGCCGAGGCCGACGCGAAGGAGACCGAGCTGGCGAGCGCGGCCGAGGCGACGGCGACCCGGCTCACCGGTGAGGCAGAGGCGGCGGCGCAGCACGCCAAGGGGCTCGCGGTCGCCGAGGCGACCCGGGCGAAGGGTCTGGCGGAGGCCGAGTCGATCAAGGCCCGTGCGGCGGCGCTCGCGGAGAACCAGGAGGCGGTGGTCGCCCAGCAACTGGCGGAGAAGTGGCCGGAGATCGTCTCCGCGGGCGCGTCGGCGTTCGGGAACGTGGACCAGATGGTGCTGCTGAACGGCGCCGACGGCATGGCCGAGGTGTTCGCCAAGGCGCTGACCATGGGCGGGACGGGTCTCGGTCTGGCCCGGCAGCTGCTCTCCACGATGAACCCGGCGGCCCAGGAGCGGCTGGGTGCCGTCGTGCCTCCGGCGCCGCGGGCGCCGGAGGAGAGCGTCGAGATCAGGGTCGGCGACGGGGAGTAG
- a CDS encoding TIGR02452 family protein: MSARLRAIARQTEEIVAAGRYQAPDGRTVSVAEDLAAALAGTRLYGPEPVTVTPDTDRTPTLDVTGESSLAAARRMTAADATRPVAVLNFASARNPGGGYLNGAQAQEEALCRSSALHATLLRAPGYYAHHREERDVLYTDRVIHSPCVPVFRDDRGALLAAPFTVGFLTSPAPNAGVVRRRTPALVDRLPGALASRAERVLETAAAAGYRRLVLGAWGCGVFQNDPEQVAGAFTALLTGEGRFAGHFEEIVFAVLDRAQGAPTLAAFARVVGAAAA, encoded by the coding sequence ATGAGTGCACGACTGCGCGCGATCGCGCGGCAGACCGAGGAGATCGTCGCCGCGGGCCGGTACCAGGCCCCCGACGGCCGCACCGTCTCCGTCGCAGAGGATCTCGCCGCCGCCCTGGCCGGAACACGCCTTTACGGCCCCGAGCCCGTCACGGTCACCCCCGACACCGACCGGACGCCCACCCTCGACGTCACCGGCGAGAGCAGCCTGGCCGCCGCCCGGCGGATGACCGCCGCCGACGCGACCCGCCCCGTGGCCGTCCTGAACTTCGCCTCCGCCCGCAACCCGGGCGGCGGCTACCTCAACGGCGCCCAGGCCCAGGAGGAGGCCCTCTGCCGCTCCTCCGCCCTCCACGCCACCCTGCTCCGCGCCCCCGGCTACTACGCCCACCACCGCGAGGAACGCGACGTCCTCTACACCGACCGGGTCATCCACTCGCCGTGCGTCCCGGTCTTCCGCGACGACCGAGGGGCGCTCCTCGCCGCGCCCTTCACCGTCGGCTTCCTCACCTCGCCCGCACCCAACGCGGGCGTCGTCCGCCGCCGCACCCCCGCCCTCGTCGACCGTCTGCCCGGCGCCCTCGCGTCCCGCGCCGAGCGGGTCCTGGAGACGGCCGCCGCGGCCGGCTACCGGCGGCTCGTGCTCGGCGCCTGGGGCTGCGGCGTCTTCCAGAACGACCCCGAGCAGGTGGCCGGCGCCTTCACCGCACTGCTCACCGGGGAGGGTCGCTTCGCCGGCCACTTCGAGGAGATCGTCTTCGCCGTCCTGGACCGCGCCCAGGGCGCACCGACGCTGGCCGCCTTCGCCCGCGTCGTCGGGGCGGCTGCCGCCTGA
- the egtA gene encoding ergothioneine biosynthesis glutamate--cysteine ligase EgtA, whose product MSSSGIRRGEPPLAEAEAEELLRCICFKTGPPRTVGVELEWLVHELRDPRLPVRPPRLATALDTVRSLPLVSSLTFEPGGQLELSSRPAGSLMECLDSLAADLRAVRSALGPLGLTLSGYGVDPWHSPRGRVLHEPRYDAMEAALDRTGPSGRAMMCDSASVQICLDAGLEEPGPLGYHRRWQLAHLLGAVLVAAFANSPLHGGRRTGWRSTRQALWTDLDPRRTLAPLPDGEPRAEYAAHVLDTPVLCVRADEGPWAVPEGMTFRDWLRSGLPRPADADDLRYHMTTLFPPVRPRGHLELRMVDAQPGPDGWMVPVAVTTAVFDDPAAAETVYRAVKPLAERAGRDPAPRNPLWLAAARDGLADPELHATALTVFAAALDALPRIGASEEVRRAVAAFHERYVIPGSCPADDLEVLTS is encoded by the coding sequence ATGTCGTCCAGCGGCATACGGCGCGGCGAGCCCCCTCTCGCGGAGGCGGAGGCGGAGGAACTGCTGCGATGTATCTGCTTCAAGACCGGCCCACCCCGCACCGTGGGGGTGGAGCTGGAATGGCTCGTGCACGAGCTGCGTGACCCCCGGCTCCCCGTCCGTCCGCCGAGGCTCGCGACGGCGCTCGACACCGTACGGTCCCTGCCGCTGGTGTCGTCCCTGACCTTCGAACCCGGCGGGCAGCTGGAGCTCAGCTCGCGCCCGGCCGGTTCGCTCATGGAATGCCTCGACTCCCTCGCCGCGGACCTCCGGGCCGTACGCTCGGCGCTGGGACCCCTCGGCCTCACCCTCAGCGGATACGGGGTGGACCCCTGGCACTCGCCGCGCGGCCGGGTGCTGCACGAGCCGCGGTACGACGCCATGGAGGCCGCGCTCGACCGCACCGGCCCCTCCGGCCGGGCGATGATGTGCGACTCGGCGTCGGTGCAGATCTGTCTGGACGCGGGCCTGGAGGAGCCGGGGCCCCTCGGCTACCACCGGCGCTGGCAGCTCGCCCATCTACTGGGCGCGGTGCTCGTCGCGGCCTTCGCCAACTCCCCGCTGCACGGCGGCCGCCGTACCGGCTGGCGCTCCACGCGGCAGGCCCTGTGGACGGACCTCGACCCCCGGCGGACCCTCGCGCCGCTGCCGGACGGGGAGCCGCGCGCCGAGTACGCGGCACACGTCCTGGACACGCCGGTGCTGTGCGTACGGGCCGACGAGGGCCCGTGGGCCGTGCCGGAGGGGATGACCTTCCGCGACTGGCTGCGCTCGGGCCTTCCCCGGCCGGCCGACGCCGACGACCTGCGGTACCACATGACGACGCTCTTCCCGCCGGTGCGGCCGCGCGGCCATCTGGAGCTGCGGATGGTCGACGCGCAGCCGGGCCCGGACGGATGGATGGTGCCGGTGGCCGTGACGACGGCGGTGTTCGACGACCCGGCGGCGGCGGAGACGGTGTACCGGGCGGTGAAGCCGCTCGCCGAGCGGGCCGGACGCGATCCCGCCCCCCGCAATCCGCTCTGGCTGGCGGCGGCCCGGGACGGACTGGCCGACCCCGAGCTGCACGCCACCGCCCTCACCGTGTTCGCCGCCGCGCTCGACGCGCTGCCCCGGATCGGGGCGAGCGAGGAGGTGCGGCGGGCCGTCGCGGCCTTCCACGAGCGGTACGTGATCCCCGGGAGCTGCCCGGCCGACGACCTGGAGGTGCTGACGTCATGA
- the egtD gene encoding L-histidine N(alpha)-methyltransferase produces the protein MSPFQLTRTLAPDAAGADLRADVLQGLNRSPKELPPKWFYDARGSELFEEITRLPEYYPTRAEREILKERAAEIAAATGARTLVELGSGSSEKTRFLIDALLPALDSYVPVDVSESALTGAAESLLAERPGLHVHALVADFTRGLALPGTPGPRLVAFLGGTIGNLLPGERRTFLRSVRAMLTPGDALLLGTDLVKDEPTLVAAYDDSSGVTAAFNKNVLAVIDRELDADFDPDAFDHVAVWDREREWIEMRLRARRALTVKIPELDLVVPFAAGEEMRTEVSAKFRQAGVRAELAEADLDLDRWWTDSEGRFALSLATAR, from the coding sequence GTGAGCCCGTTCCAGCTGACCCGCACCCTCGCCCCGGACGCCGCCGGCGCCGATCTGCGCGCCGACGTCCTCCAGGGACTCAACCGCTCGCCCAAGGAACTGCCTCCGAAGTGGTTCTACGACGCCCGGGGCAGTGAGCTCTTCGAGGAGATCACCCGGCTGCCCGAGTACTACCCCACCCGGGCCGAGCGGGAGATCCTCAAGGAGCGGGCGGCGGAGATCGCCGCCGCCACCGGGGCCAGGACCCTGGTGGAGCTGGGCTCCGGCTCCTCGGAGAAGACCCGCTTCCTGATCGACGCGCTGCTGCCCGCACTGGACAGCTATGTGCCGGTCGATGTGAGCGAGTCCGCGCTGACCGGGGCGGCGGAGTCGCTGCTCGCCGAACGGCCGGGGCTGCATGTGCACGCGCTGGTCGCCGACTTCACCCGCGGGCTCGCGCTGCCCGGGACGCCGGGGCCCCGTCTGGTGGCCTTCCTCGGCGGCACCATCGGCAATCTGCTGCCCGGCGAGCGCCGCACGTTCCTCCGCTCCGTACGGGCGATGCTCACGCCGGGCGACGCGCTGCTGCTCGGCACGGACCTGGTGAAGGACGAGCCGACGCTCGTGGCCGCGTACGACGACTCCTCCGGGGTGACGGCCGCCTTCAACAAGAACGTACTCGCGGTCATCGACCGGGAGCTCGACGCGGACTTCGACCCGGACGCCTTCGACCACGTGGCCGTGTGGGACCGCGAGCGGGAGTGGATCGAGATGCGGCTGCGGGCCCGCCGCGCGCTGACCGTGAAGATCCCGGAGCTGGATCTCGTGGTGCCGTTCGCGGCGGGCGAGGAGATGCGGACGGAGGTGTCCGCGAAGTTCCGTCAGGCCGGTGTCCGGGCCGAGCTCGCGGAGGCGGACCTCGACCTCGACCGCTGGTGGACCGACAGCGAGGGAAGGTTCGCGCTGTCGCTGGCCACCGCCCGCTGA
- the egtC gene encoding ergothioneine biosynthesis protein EgtC translates to MCRHIAYLGAPVPLGELLVGPEHALLRQSWEPRHQTSGVVNADGFGVGWYAEGDPVPARYRRSGPLWGDLSFADLARVVRSRALLAAVRGATLPGADGEAAAAPFAAGPWLFSHNGAVRSWPGSLAPLAATLPAGELLGLEARTDSALLWALVLHRLRSGDAPGPALADTVREVAEAAPGSGLTLLLTDGSTIAATAWENSLWYLTGPDRVVVASEPYDDDPRWREVPGHTLVTATRADVTLTPLKEPSA, encoded by the coding sequence ATGTGCCGCCATATCGCCTATCTTGGCGCTCCGGTGCCGCTGGGCGAGCTGCTCGTCGGGCCGGAGCACGCCCTGCTGCGCCAGTCCTGGGAGCCCCGCCACCAGACCAGCGGAGTGGTCAACGCCGACGGGTTCGGGGTGGGCTGGTACGCCGAGGGCGATCCGGTACCGGCCCGGTACCGGCGCTCCGGGCCCCTCTGGGGCGACCTCTCCTTCGCCGACCTGGCCCGGGTGGTGCGCTCCCGGGCGCTGCTCGCCGCGGTCCGCGGGGCGACCCTGCCGGGCGCCGACGGTGAGGCCGCCGCGGCGCCGTTCGCCGCCGGGCCCTGGCTGTTCAGCCACAACGGCGCGGTCAGGAGCTGGCCGGGCTCGCTCGCGCCGCTCGCCGCCACCCTCCCGGCCGGCGAACTCCTCGGCCTCGAGGCCCGGACCGACTCGGCGCTGCTCTGGGCGCTCGTGCTGCACCGGCTCCGGTCCGGTGACGCCCCGGGCCCCGCCCTGGCGGACACGGTGCGGGAGGTCGCCGAGGCGGCCCCCGGCTCCGGTCTCACCCTGCTGCTCACCGACGGGTCGACGATCGCCGCGACCGCCTGGGAGAACAGCCTCTGGTACCTGACGGGTCCCGACCGGGTGGTCGTGGCCTCCGAACCGTACGACGACGATCCGCGCTGGCGGGAGGTCCCCGGGCACACGCTCGTGACCGCCACCCGCGCCGACGTCACCCTCACCCCGCTCAAGGAGCCCTCCGCGTGA
- a CDS encoding lysophospholipid acyltransferase family protein — protein sequence MNGSTALSPWLPTAPCTPGHCAAHPASAHHRRHAGADRAGAVRAAARLIAGLGTVLLGLLLALPAGLLPTGTRLALVRFWTRAVVRAFGVHVRYEGAAAPSGGPLLVVANHVSWLDIPLIAAVLPGRTVAKSEVRRWPVLGTLAALGGTLFIDREGIMALPGTVGTMAGVLAGGGRVVVFPEGSTWCGRERGRFRPAAFQAALDAGCAVQPVRIDYRPTDAAAYVGTDPLGSSLWRVVSTRRVTAVVRLREPLPGALYPDRRALAAAAQRAVASDSANLPSLSVHQRSRSRSASASSARTPA from the coding sequence GTGAACGGATCCACGGCCCTCTCGCCGTGGCTCCCCACGGCACCCTGCACCCCGGGCCACTGCGCCGCCCACCCCGCGTCCGCCCACCACCGGCGCCACGCGGGGGCGGACCGGGCCGGGGCCGTCCGGGCCGCGGCCCGGCTGATCGCCGGACTCGGCACCGTCCTCCTCGGTCTGCTCCTCGCCCTGCCGGCCGGTCTCCTGCCGACCGGGACCCGGCTCGCGCTCGTGCGGTTCTGGACGCGGGCGGTGGTCCGCGCCTTCGGCGTCCACGTCCGGTACGAGGGAGCGGCCGCCCCGTCCGGCGGTCCGCTCCTCGTCGTCGCCAACCACGTCTCCTGGCTCGACATCCCGCTGATCGCCGCCGTCCTGCCCGGCCGCACGGTCGCCAAGTCGGAGGTGCGCCGCTGGCCCGTCCTCGGCACGCTCGCGGCTCTCGGCGGCACCCTCTTCATCGACCGGGAGGGGATCATGGCCCTGCCCGGCACCGTAGGGACCATGGCCGGGGTGCTCGCGGGCGGCGGCCGCGTGGTCGTCTTCCCCGAGGGCTCGACCTGGTGCGGCCGGGAACGCGGCCGGTTCCGCCCGGCCGCGTTCCAGGCCGCCCTGGACGCCGGTTGCGCCGTGCAGCCGGTACGGATCGACTACCGGCCCACGGACGCCGCCGCGTACGTCGGGACCGACCCGCTCGGCTCCTCGCTGTGGCGGGTCGTCTCCACCCGCCGGGTCACCGCCGTCGTCCGGCTCCGGGAGCCCCTCCCCGGAGCCCTGTACCCGGATCGCCGGGCCCTGGCGGCCGCCGCTCAGCGGGCGGTGGCCAGCGACAGCGCGAACCTTCCCTCGCTGTCGGTCCACCAGCGGTCGAGGTCGAGGTCCGCCTCCGCGAGCTCGGCCCGGACACCGGCCTGA
- the egtB gene encoding ergothioneine biosynthesis protein EgtB, which yields MTETRTERDPEALRLHALDALTAARARTALLTSCVDDGELTAQHSPLMSPLVWDLAHIGNQEELWLWRAVGGREALRPEIDSLYDAFEHPRSARPSLPLLAPGEARTYAADVRLRVLDVLERAEFDERPLLRAAFAFGLVAQHEQQHDETMLITHQLRKGPAGLTAPPPPPLRSGPLPAEVLVPGGPFTMGTSEEPWALDNERPAHVRVVPAFHIDTAPVTNGAYRAFMADGGYTDRRWWRPEGWAQIREHGIAAPLFWRQEGAQWLRRRFGVTEPVPEDEPVLHVSWYEADAYARWAGRRLPTEAEWEKAARYDPESGRSRRYPWGDADPGPEHANLGQRHLRPAAAGSYPEGASPLGVRQLIGDVWEWTASDFLPYPGFTVFPYKEYSEVFFGPDHKVLRGGSFAVDPVACRGTFRNWDLPVRRQIFSGFRTARNAELD from the coding sequence ATGACGGAGACCCGGACCGAGCGGGACCCCGAGGCCCTGCGCCTGCACGCCCTGGACGCCCTGACCGCCGCGCGGGCCCGCACGGCCCTGCTCACCTCCTGCGTCGACGACGGTGAACTCACCGCCCAGCACTCCCCCTTGATGTCTCCGCTGGTCTGGGACCTGGCGCACATCGGCAACCAGGAGGAGCTGTGGCTGTGGCGCGCGGTCGGCGGCCGGGAGGCGCTGCGGCCCGAGATCGACTCGCTCTACGACGCCTTCGAGCACCCGCGCTCCGCCCGTCCGTCGCTGCCGCTGCTCGCGCCGGGCGAGGCCAGGACCTACGCGGCGGACGTACGGCTGCGTGTCCTCGACGTGCTGGAGCGCGCCGAGTTCGACGAGCGTCCGCTGCTCCGGGCCGCCTTCGCCTTCGGCCTGGTGGCGCAGCACGAACAGCAGCACGACGAGACGATGCTGATCACCCATCAGCTGCGGAAGGGCCCCGCCGGGCTGACCGCTCCCCCGCCGCCGCCCCTGCGGAGCGGCCCGCTCCCGGCCGAGGTCCTCGTTCCCGGCGGCCCGTTCACCATGGGGACCTCGGAGGAGCCGTGGGCGCTGGACAACGAACGCCCGGCGCACGTCCGGGTCGTGCCCGCCTTCCACATCGACACCGCGCCGGTCACCAACGGCGCCTACCGGGCCTTCATGGCCGACGGCGGCTACACGGACCGGCGCTGGTGGCGGCCCGAGGGCTGGGCGCAGATCAGGGAGCACGGCATCGCGGCCCCGTTGTTCTGGCGCCAGGAGGGCGCCCAGTGGCTGCGTCGCCGGTTCGGGGTGACCGAGCCGGTGCCGGAGGACGAGCCGGTCCTCCACGTGAGCTGGTACGAGGCGGACGCCTACGCCCGCTGGGCGGGCCGGCGGCTGCCGACCGAGGCCGAGTGGGAGAAGGCCGCCCGGTACGACCCGGAATCCGGGCGCTCGCGCCGCTATCCGTGGGGCGACGCCGATCCGGGGCCCGAGCACGCCAACCTCGGGCAGCGGCACCTGCGTCCGGCCGCCGCGGGCAGCTATCCCGAGGGCGCGTCTCCGCTCGGCGTACGGCAGTTGATCGGTGACGTGTGGGAGTGGACGGCGAGCGACTTCCTGCCGTACCCGGGCTTCACCGTCTTCCCGTACAAGGAGTACTCGGAGGTGTTCTTCGGCCCCGACCACAAGGTGCTGCGCGGCGGCTCCTTCGCCGTCGACCCGGTCGCCTGCCGGGGCACCTTCCGCAACTGGGACCTGCCGGTGCGGCGCCAGATCTTCTCCGGATTCCGCACCGCCCGCAACGCGGAGCTCGACTGA
- a CDS encoding MFS transporter, with product MALSSPGSTTAGTGDPGPGSAPADRPARGLLPLLLAGNTAMYALYIGVPGLLLALQIEEIDPVGKVTNFGLVSGISAIFATVFNPVAGALSDRSGRRNPWILAGGLLALPVMLLLGSVHTILLVTIAWCLGQAVLNVYQAALTSVVPDRVPLAARGKASAAVGLGLPVGSTIGALVGAAFSEDYRTGYLVFGAIVAATAVIFTACARERRMPPKAPLPVREQLAAFGSALGDHDFRWAFIGRALLVLGYFAVAGFQLYILKDHTELPAGLSPEEAVAILMPLNAVAMVVSTVLGGWLSDRFDRRKLFVAASAALAAVALLIPAASTSWTAMLVFSAVNGLGFGCYMAVDTALVTMVLPKAEDAARDMGVLNVANAGPQIVAPLVASLIVSLSGGYTALFLIAAVLSVLGALAVRPIRSVR from the coding sequence GTGGCCCTTTCCTCCCCCGGCTCCACCACCGCCGGCACCGGCGACCCGGGACCCGGCTCCGCACCCGCCGACCGGCCCGCCCGCGGGCTGCTGCCCCTGCTCCTCGCCGGGAACACCGCGATGTACGCCCTGTACATCGGCGTCCCCGGACTGTTGCTCGCGCTCCAGATCGAGGAGATCGACCCGGTCGGCAAGGTGACGAACTTCGGCCTCGTCTCCGGCATATCGGCGATCTTCGCCACCGTCTTCAACCCGGTGGCGGGCGCCCTCTCCGACCGCTCGGGCCGCCGCAACCCGTGGATCCTCGCCGGTGGCCTGCTCGCGCTGCCCGTGATGCTGCTCCTCGGCAGCGTCCACACGATCCTGCTGGTGACCATCGCCTGGTGTCTCGGCCAGGCCGTCCTGAACGTCTACCAGGCGGCCCTGACCTCCGTGGTGCCCGACCGGGTCCCCCTGGCCGCCCGGGGCAAGGCCTCCGCGGCCGTCGGCCTCGGCCTCCCCGTCGGCTCGACGATCGGCGCCCTGGTCGGTGCGGCCTTCTCCGAGGACTACCGCACCGGCTATCTCGTCTTCGGGGCGATCGTCGCGGCCACCGCCGTGATCTTCACCGCCTGCGCCCGGGAGCGCCGGATGCCCCCGAAGGCCCCGCTGCCGGTCAGGGAGCAGCTCGCGGCCTTCGGCAGTGCCCTCGGGGACCACGACTTCCGCTGGGCCTTCATCGGCCGCGCCCTGCTGGTCCTCGGCTATTTCGCGGTGGCCGGGTTCCAGCTGTACATCCTCAAGGACCACACCGAGCTGCCCGCCGGGCTGAGCCCCGAGGAGGCCGTGGCGATCCTCATGCCGCTCAACGCGGTCGCGATGGTGGTCTCCACCGTGCTCGGCGGCTGGCTGTCGGACCGTTTCGACCGGCGCAAGCTCTTCGTGGCCGCCTCCGCCGCGCTGGCCGCCGTCGCCCTCCTCATCCCGGCCGCCTCGACGAGCTGGACCGCGATGCTGGTCTTCTCCGCGGTCAACGGCCTCGGTTTCGGCTGCTACATGGCCGTCGACACCGCCCTGGTGACCATGGTGCTGCCGAAGGCCGAGGACGCCGCCCGTGACATGGGCGTCCTCAACGTCGCCAACGCCGGACCGCAGATCGTCGCCCCCTTGGTGGCCTCTCTCATCGTCTCGCTCAGTGGCGGGTACACGGCACTGTTCTTGATCGCCGCCGTACTGTCGGTACTCGGCGCGCTCGCCGTGCGCCCCATCCGCAGCGTGCGCTGA
- a CDS encoding GNAT family N-acetyltransferase, translating to MAAPTPTLAVPAQPLAVPAQPLVGQPASRAHVAQTAPRTPAEEPTPRYLVGLARDQEDVRAAQRLRHQVFAGELGAQLDGPEPGLDIDAFDAYCDHLLVREETTGEIVGTYRILPPDRAAVAGRLYSESEFDLTRLAPIRHDLVEVGRSCVHPAHRNGAVIALIWAGLARYMTNTGHNWLAGCCSLPLADGGTLAAATWDTVKAKHLAPEEYWVTPHKLWSPEGITRPEGRTELPPLLRGYLRLGAWVCGAPAHDPDFGVADLYVLLSLRRTNPRYLNHFLSLAPAR from the coding sequence ATGGCCGCACCGACCCCCACGCTCGCCGTCCCCGCTCAGCCGCTCGCCGTACCCGCCCAGCCCCTCGTCGGGCAGCCCGCGTCCCGGGCCCACGTCGCGCAGACGGCGCCGCGGACCCCGGCCGAGGAGCCCACCCCCCGGTACCTCGTCGGACTCGCCCGTGACCAGGAGGACGTCCGCGCCGCCCAGCGGCTGCGCCACCAGGTCTTCGCCGGTGAACTCGGCGCCCAGCTCGACGGCCCGGAGCCCGGCCTCGACATCGACGCCTTCGACGCGTACTGCGACCACCTCCTCGTACGGGAGGAGACCACCGGCGAGATCGTCGGCACCTACCGCATCCTTCCGCCCGACCGGGCCGCCGTCGCCGGGCGCCTCTACTCCGAGAGCGAGTTCGACCTCACCCGGCTCGCCCCGATCCGGCACGACCTGGTCGAGGTCGGGCGCTCCTGCGTCCACCCCGCCCACCGCAACGGGGCCGTCATCGCGCTCATCTGGGCCGGCCTCGCCCGCTACATGACGAACACCGGCCACAACTGGCTCGCCGGCTGCTGTTCCCTCCCGCTCGCCGACGGCGGCACCCTCGCCGCCGCCACCTGGGACACCGTCAAGGCCAAGCACCTCGCCCCGGAGGAGTACTGGGTCACCCCGCACAAGCTCTGGAGCCCCGAGGGCATCACCCGTCCCGAAGGCCGCACCGAGCTGCCGCCGCTGCTCCGCGGCTACCTCCGGCTCGGCGCCTGGGTCTGCGGCGCCCCCGCGCACGACCCCGACTTCGGCGTCGCCGACCTCTACGTCCTGCTCTCGCTGCGCCGGACCAACCCGCGCTACCTCAACCACTTCCTCTCGCTCGCCCCTGCGCGGTGA